From a region of the Helianthus annuus cultivar XRQ/B chromosome 5, HanXRQr2.0-SUNRISE, whole genome shotgun sequence genome:
- the LOC110942389 gene encoding cytochrome c oxidase subunit 6b-1: MAESDNPKSLSQDYLLKDAEEKVNVTTESEAKSAGNDSVDAAPAPPVTTNPVEPPVTTAVVESVPESVDASTTEETVAAADKSDNDVTEASPAATEESSENTEKENTADETPEIKLETAPGDYRFPTTNQSRHCFTRYVEYHRCVAAKGEDASECDKFAKYYRSLCPGEWIDRWNEQRENGTFPGPL, translated from the exons GATTATCTGCTTAAGGATGCAGAAGAGAAGGTGAATGTAACTACAGAATCCGAAGCCAAAAGTGCTGGCAACGATTCTGTTGATGCAGCTCCCGCACCACCTGTCACTACAAATCCGGTCGAGCCACCTGTCACCACTGCAGTCGTTGAAAGTGTCCCCGAATCTGTAGATGCTTCTACCACCGAAGAAACTGTTGCAGCAGCCGACAAGTCTGATAATGATGTCACTGAGGCGTCACCTGCTGCCACTGAAGAAAGCAGCGAAAATACCGAGAAAGAAAACACTGCTGATGAAACACCTGAGATTAAG CTAGAGACGGCACCTGGAGATTATCGGTTTCCAACTACTAATCAAAGCCGACACTGCTTTACCAGATATGTTGAGTACCATag ATGCGTGGCTGCAAAGGGAGAAGATGCTTCTGAATGCGATAAATTTGCAAAATATTATCGCTCACTTTGCCCAGGCGAATGG ATAGATAGATGGAACGAGCAAAGAGAGAACGGGACGTTTCCAGGCCCGCTGTAA